A genomic stretch from Mauremys mutica isolate MM-2020 ecotype Southern chromosome 18, ASM2049712v1, whole genome shotgun sequence includes:
- the LOC123352475 gene encoding zinc finger protein 436-like isoform X1: MQENDQTPLSQGFVISWMEQEEELQVLDPQDLEKTEIPRFTAVNGVLGDNVVETPDPEETDLHGTLLGGASGALLQSPKRDCKVGWEWQGPASQPIPGEGATGDHYDAAAQPRASTGDKPYKCSECGKGFSQSSDLIRHLRTHTGERPYKCPECGRGFSDSSTLLKHHRVHTGERPYKCTECGKGFILSSYLIQHQRVHSREKAHECASCGRCFGQSSELAQHQRAHLGERPYKCSECGKGFSQSSDLIRHQRTHTGERPYKCPDCSKGFSDSSTLIKHQRTHTGERPYKCTACGRGFSESSTLIKHQRTHTGERPYLCTECGKSFSLSSTLFKHQRTHTGERPYLCTECGKSFSLSSNLLQHQRTHAGERPFACTQCGKRFTQSSNLLQHQRTHTGERPYQCTQCGRHFSLSSNLIQHQRTHLGERPYACAQCGKRFGLSSNLLQHQRTHTGERPFACAQCGKRFGDSSTLSKHRRTHVGQCPFASARCTEGFGDSATLLQHPHTHQHEQPYQCTQCSKAFSRSAGLAQHQHTHKDWPLCAIAPCP; the protein is encoded by the coding sequence CAGTAAATGGGGTTTTGGGTGACAATGTGGTGGAGACACCTGATCCTGAGGAAACTGATCTGCATGGGACACTGCTAGGGGGAGCCAGCGGGGCCCTTCTCCAGAGTCCCAAGCGTGACTGCAAGGTGGGCTGGGAATGGCAAGGCCCTGCAAGCCAACCCATCCCCGGTGAAGGAGCTACAGGGGATCACTACGATGCTGCTGCCCAGCCAAGAGCCTCCACAGGGGATAAGCCCTATAAATGCAGCGAGTGTGGGAAGGGCTTCAGCCAGAGCTCTGACCTCATCCGGCACCTGCGCACCCACACCGGCGAGCGCCCCTACAAGTGCCCCGAGTGCGGCAGGGGCTTCAGTGACAGCTCCACCCTGCTCAAGCACCATCGCGTGcacacgggcgagcgcccctACAAGTGCACGGAGTGTGGCAAGGGCTTCATCCTCAGCTCCTACCTCATCCAGCACCAGCGGGTGCACAGCAGGGAGAAAGCCCACGAGTGCGCTAGCTGTGGGCGATGCTTCGGCCAGAGCTCGGAGCTGGCGCAGCACCAGCGCGCCCACCTGGGCGAGCGCCCCTACAAGTGCAGCGAGTGTGGGAAGGGCTTCAGCCAGAGCTCTGACCTCATCCggcaccagcgcacccacaccgGCGAGCGCCCCTACAAGTGCCCGGACTGCAGCAAGGGTTTTAGCGACAGCTCCACCCTCATCAAGCACCAGCGCACACACACCGGCGAGCGCCCCTACAAGTGCACGGCCTGCGGCCGGGGCTTCAGCGAGAGCTCCACCCTCATCAAGCACCAGCGCACGCACACAGGCGAGCGCCCCTACCTGTGCACCGAGTGCGGCAAGAGCTTCAGCCTCAGCTCCACGCTCTTCAAGCACCAGCGCACGCACACGGGCGAGCGGCCCTACCTGTGCACGGAGTGCGGCAAGAGCTTCAGCCTCAGCTCCAACCTCCTGCAGCACCAGCGCACGCATGCGGGCGAGCGCCCCTTTGCCTGCACCCAGTGCGGCAAGCGCTTCACGCAGAGCTCCAacctgctgcagcaccagcgcacccacaccgGGGAGCGCCCCTACCAGTGCACCCAGTGCGGCCGCCACTTCAGCCTCAGCTCCAACCTCATCCAGCACCAGCGCACCCACTTGGGCGAGCGCCCCTACGCCTGTGCCCAGTGCGGCAAGCGCTTCGGCCTCAGCTCCAacctgctgcagcaccagcgcacccacaccgGGGAGCGCCCCTTTGCCTGCGCCCAGTGCGGCAAGCGCTTCGGCGACAGCTCCACCCTGAGCAAGCACCGCCGCACCCACGTGGGGCAGTGCCCCTTTGCCAGTGCACGGTGCACTGAGGGTTTTGGGGACAGTGCCACGCTCCTGCAGCACCCGCACACCCACCAGCATGAGCAGCCCTACCAGTGcacccagtgcagcaaagccttCAGCCGGAGCGCCGGCCTGGCCCAGCACCAGCACACCCACAAAGACTGGCCCCTCTGTGCCATCGCGCCCTGCCCCTAA
- the LOC123352475 gene encoding zinc finger protein 436-like isoform X2, translating into MQENDQTPLSQGFVISWMEQEEELQVLDPQDLEKTEIPRFTVNGVLGDNVVETPDPEETDLHGTLLGGASGALLQSPKRDCKVGWEWQGPASQPIPGEGATGDHYDAAAQPRASTGDKPYKCSECGKGFSQSSDLIRHLRTHTGERPYKCPECGRGFSDSSTLLKHHRVHTGERPYKCTECGKGFILSSYLIQHQRVHSREKAHECASCGRCFGQSSELAQHQRAHLGERPYKCSECGKGFSQSSDLIRHQRTHTGERPYKCPDCSKGFSDSSTLIKHQRTHTGERPYKCTACGRGFSESSTLIKHQRTHTGERPYLCTECGKSFSLSSTLFKHQRTHTGERPYLCTECGKSFSLSSNLLQHQRTHAGERPFACTQCGKRFTQSSNLLQHQRTHTGERPYQCTQCGRHFSLSSNLIQHQRTHLGERPYACAQCGKRFGLSSNLLQHQRTHTGERPFACAQCGKRFGDSSTLSKHRRTHVGQCPFASARCTEGFGDSATLLQHPHTHQHEQPYQCTQCSKAFSRSAGLAQHQHTHKDWPLCAIAPCP; encoded by the coding sequence TAAATGGGGTTTTGGGTGACAATGTGGTGGAGACACCTGATCCTGAGGAAACTGATCTGCATGGGACACTGCTAGGGGGAGCCAGCGGGGCCCTTCTCCAGAGTCCCAAGCGTGACTGCAAGGTGGGCTGGGAATGGCAAGGCCCTGCAAGCCAACCCATCCCCGGTGAAGGAGCTACAGGGGATCACTACGATGCTGCTGCCCAGCCAAGAGCCTCCACAGGGGATAAGCCCTATAAATGCAGCGAGTGTGGGAAGGGCTTCAGCCAGAGCTCTGACCTCATCCGGCACCTGCGCACCCACACCGGCGAGCGCCCCTACAAGTGCCCCGAGTGCGGCAGGGGCTTCAGTGACAGCTCCACCCTGCTCAAGCACCATCGCGTGcacacgggcgagcgcccctACAAGTGCACGGAGTGTGGCAAGGGCTTCATCCTCAGCTCCTACCTCATCCAGCACCAGCGGGTGCACAGCAGGGAGAAAGCCCACGAGTGCGCTAGCTGTGGGCGATGCTTCGGCCAGAGCTCGGAGCTGGCGCAGCACCAGCGCGCCCACCTGGGCGAGCGCCCCTACAAGTGCAGCGAGTGTGGGAAGGGCTTCAGCCAGAGCTCTGACCTCATCCggcaccagcgcacccacaccgGCGAGCGCCCCTACAAGTGCCCGGACTGCAGCAAGGGTTTTAGCGACAGCTCCACCCTCATCAAGCACCAGCGCACACACACCGGCGAGCGCCCCTACAAGTGCACGGCCTGCGGCCGGGGCTTCAGCGAGAGCTCCACCCTCATCAAGCACCAGCGCACGCACACAGGCGAGCGCCCCTACCTGTGCACCGAGTGCGGCAAGAGCTTCAGCCTCAGCTCCACGCTCTTCAAGCACCAGCGCACGCACACGGGCGAGCGGCCCTACCTGTGCACGGAGTGCGGCAAGAGCTTCAGCCTCAGCTCCAACCTCCTGCAGCACCAGCGCACGCATGCGGGCGAGCGCCCCTTTGCCTGCACCCAGTGCGGCAAGCGCTTCACGCAGAGCTCCAacctgctgcagcaccagcgcacccacaccgGGGAGCGCCCCTACCAGTGCACCCAGTGCGGCCGCCACTTCAGCCTCAGCTCCAACCTCATCCAGCACCAGCGCACCCACTTGGGCGAGCGCCCCTACGCCTGTGCCCAGTGCGGCAAGCGCTTCGGCCTCAGCTCCAacctgctgcagcaccagcgcacccacaccgGGGAGCGCCCCTTTGCCTGCGCCCAGTGCGGCAAGCGCTTCGGCGACAGCTCCACCCTGAGCAAGCACCGCCGCACCCACGTGGGGCAGTGCCCCTTTGCCAGTGCACGGTGCACTGAGGGTTTTGGGGACAGTGCCACGCTCCTGCAGCACCCGCACACCCACCAGCATGAGCAGCCCTACCAGTGcacccagtgcagcaaagccttCAGCCGGAGCGCCGGCCTGGCCCAGCACCAGCACACCCACAAAGACTGGCCCCTCTGTGCCATCGCGCCCTGCCCCTAA